The Flavobacterium sp. 140616W15 sequence TTCCAATCTCTCTGGTCAAAATAAGTAGTTTCTCTGCCACATCGCTACCTGATAAATCTCTCTCATAATCTGATGTTACTAACTGAAGTTTTTCTGCTTCTTTTAAAACCTCAGAAAAACAAATATCTTCCGATGAAAATCGATTAAATACATAACTTAATGAATCCGAAAAAACACCTCGTATTTTTGTTATTTTCTCTCCCGAATTGTATAAATCTCTAATCGTTTGTAATACTGGGAATCCAGTATCTACAGAAGTCTCATATAAAAACTCTTTATCATATTTTTTAAGATTCTCTCTTAACTCCTTATAGAAATGAATTGGTAACGTATTGGCTTTTTTATTTACCGCCACTATGTTGAATCCGTTTTGGATTAATGGGATATAATGATCTACCAGTTCATCGCTTGCAGTAGCATCGACAGCAATTAAATTTTCAAATGCATTTTCTTTTGCAAAAGCAATAATATCATCTACTTTAAATGGAATTGCAAGATGCACAAAATTAGCCTCCCATGCGTTTTCTGCACCTTCCTTTTCAAAGAATGCCAATGTTGAATTGGTTATGATAGGAAATCTCAAATCAATGCTTTTATTTTCATTAAAGAAAGCTTGACTTTCAATAATTTGATTGATTAAAGTACTACCTATATTTCCTATTCCAAAAAGGATGATATTTATTTTAAGCTTTGACATAATTTTTATTTTTTTAAAACAACTTCAAGAAATTACATTCTACATGCAAAATATTATAAATCAATTTAAACACGAATTTCACGAATTCACACAAATCTTAATGGTTAACTTAGTTTGTGAAATTAATTTCCGAACGAATTAGTGCCAATTCGTGAAATTTGTGTTTGTTTTTTTATACCTATGCTGCGAAGTCAACTCAAGAAATATTGTTTTGAATTTTTACTTTGTGCTATTGTTTTTGATACTTTTTTTTGAAAATCACCTTTAACCCTGCTCACGTGGTTAAAGGCAATTTTTCTAACAAAAAACAAAAAAACCTAACTTTCTAATTTATGCTAATTGCGCACTTTTTATATTTTTAAAAACTGCCTGTAAATCGGCAATTAAATCGTCTATATCTTCAATTCCTACTGAAAGTCGAATCAAGTCTTTTGAAACTCCTGTTGAAACTTGTTCCTCTTCTGATAATTGTTGATGTGTTGTACTTGCTGGATGAATAATTAATGACTTCGTATCCCCTATGTTTGCCAAAAGCGAGAATAACTTTGTTTCGTCAGCTACTTTTTTAGCTGCTTCAAAGCCCCCTTTTAATCCAAAAGTTATGATTCCGCTTTGTCCTTTTGATAGGTATTCTTGCGCTAAGTCATAATATTTATTTGATTTAAGGCCTGGATAATTTACCCAAACCACCTCATCTTGTGCCTCTAACCATGATGCTAATGCCAATGCATTTTCGCTATGTTTTTTGATACGAATTGGCAATGTCTCTAATCCCTGTAAAATCTGAAAAGCATTGAATGGACTTAATGCTGAGCCAAAATCACGTAATCCTTCTATTCGTGCTTTAGCTATGAACGCCGCATTTCCTAGCGCTTCGTTATAAACTAATCCGTGGTAACCCGCAGATGGCTCTGTAAATTCAGGAAATTTTCCGTTTGCCCAATCAAAAGTCCCGGCATCGATAATTGCTCCTCCTAAAGAAGTTCCGTTTCCTGAAATATACTTCGTCAAAGAATGAATTACAATGTTTGCTCCATACTCTATTGGATTAAGTAAATATGGTGTTGGAACAGTATTATCAACTATAAATGGAACCTTGAATGCTTTGGCTGCTGTAGCAATTGCTTTTAAGTCCAATACATCTAATTTTGGATTTCCTAATGACTCTACAAAAAACACTCTGGTATTTTCCTTTGCTGCTTTGGTAAAGTTTTCAGCATCTGATGGATCTACAAATGTGGTTGTGATTCCTAATCTTGGCAAAGTAACTTTTAATAAGTTATAGGTTCCTCCATATAAACTATTAGAAGCTACGATATGATCTCCTGCTTTAAGCAATGTTAACAAAGTTGTTGCAATTGCCGATGCTCCCGACGCTGTTACTACAGCTCCAATACCGCCTTCTAGTGCTGCCAGTCGTTGTTCCAGAACATCATTTGTTGGGTTGTTTAATCGTGTGTAAATAAACCCTGCTTCAGCTAGACCAAATAAATTAGCTGCATGATCAGAATTATTAAAAACATATGATGATGTTTGGTAAATAGGCACTGCTCTTGTGTTACCATTTTTAGTTACATCATGTCCTGCGTGTAGTGCGTTTGTTGCGAATTTTTGTGTGCTCATGGGTTCTGTTTTTTTTTAATTAGTTAAATGATTGTGTGTTTATATTTTGAATTATTTTTCTGTTTATATAAAAAGATCTTCATCTTCGTGGGCATACATCTGAAACAATAATGAGTTTGATTCACTCGAATATAATTTCCCTTTTATTTCGTTTGTATTAATTCTTTTGGTCTGTATTACACCAAAGATTCTTTTAGCGTCTGTTTTCAATAAAGTTTGAATTGCTCTTGAAATTTTATAGAATGTTTTCATGATTTCTAAAATTTAATTATGGAATAAAAAAAAGCCCTTTCGGATGGCTACCAAAAGGGCTTATAGTTTTAACTATAACAAAGATTTTATCTTTCACTTTTGGCAATAGCAAATTGGGATGCACATACGCATCATACAACACATCATCATTTTATTTGCTATTGAATTCATTTTATAAAAGTTGTTTTATTTGTTTTTTTAATTCTACTAATTTGATAGAGTAAATGTAATAACTATTTTTTAGACTACCAAACTAAAAATTACTTTTTGCATAAAAAGATTTCCTAACGGAATAATCTCTTATGATTATGACTCTTAATATAACCTATTTAAGAAAAATGCTGGATGTATTTTTTTTAAAATTTCAATACATCCAGTAATTAAATTATATTTTAAAGCTTAAACGAGCAAAACCAAATCTGCCGTTTAATCCAAATTGCGATACTGCTCTAGAATAAGCAAATTGATTTGCATTACTTAAGTCTGCACTTGGTGCAGGCGACAATGTTGGGGTTGTATTTGTAAAAGCTGGAGTTGCCGGATTATTTCTATCTGGATAAACATCTCCAATATTATTAACTCCAAGTGTTACTCTTAAGTGCTCATTTATTTGATATCCTAAAGACAAATCGGTAACTAGTTTTGCACTATATTCTGGATGCTCATAAACTGAAGAAAAACCATCTAAGTTTACATCTGTTGCTCCTGGATCAGTAACTTTTCCAAAATAGCTATTTCTTAAATATATATCTAGTTTTTTAATACTGAAAGTAGTCATTAAGTTAGCTTTTAATTTAGGAATTGCCTCTTCAAGATAAATTCGGCTTGACTCTGGGAAAAAAGAATATTTATAAGGTTCTCCTCCTGCATTCACAATTGATTCTGGTACATTTAAATCTCCGACTCTTTTTGTAGTGTTGTAACTTAATGCAAAATCATTTTTGATTGTAAAATCTTGAATAACATTATATTTCTGAGAAATAACTAAGTCGATTCCTTTCGTCTCTGAGTTGATTCCGTTTGTCCAGAATGAAGCTCTTTCTACACCTTTTAAATCAAATGCTTGTTGGAACAATGTTAATGCATCTTTTTGTTCTGGAGATGTCGCTCCATTTATTTGTGCATCTGTAGGTCTTGCATATTGCCCCGTTAAGACAACTCTGTCATCAATTCTTGTAAAATAAGCATCTGTAGCAATTGTAATATTAGCTTCAGGAATTTTAAATGTAAAACCTGTACTTATACTCCTAGATGTTTCTGCTTTTAGATTCTCAACACCAATACTTTTTGCTGCCGGCGAATCATTTGTAAAATATCCTACTTGATATGGTGATCCATTAATAAATTGTGTAGAGCTGCTTTCGAAATATTTTTGTTGTAATGATGGCGCTCTAAAACCTGTTTGTCCTGAAATTCTCCAGTTGATGTTATCTGTAAGTTTTAAAAGAGAGGCTAATTTAAAAGTAACTGTACTACCAAAATCTGAATAGTTCTCGTAACGAGCTGCTCCATTTAAAAGCCAATCTTTTGTTAGATTTAACTCTAAATCAATATAAGCTGCACCACTCCTTCTGTCTTTTTCTTTAGCATCTGATGGTTGAAACCCTGAGAATCCTTGTGCTCCTGCTCCACGCTTAGCACCAAAAAGTCAGTTACAATTAATGGTGAGTTGCCAGGTAAAATTCCCGAAACAAGATTTCCATTTACATCATACAAACCATAAGACTCAACATCTCCTTGTTTTATCTGATAATTTTCATATCTAAATTCTCCTCCAAAGGCAACATTCAATCCTCCTAATACATCATATTTTTTACTTAAATCTAAATTGGTTGTGCTTTGTAGAAATGAAACTTTTCCTGCATAAAAACTATCTGCTGAATTTGTTCCTAATGTAGCATTGATAGTATTGTTCACATCATATTTAAAAGAATTGGTTCCAAGGTTTGTACTAATATCTGTATCGAAACCAAATAATTGAGTTGTAAGTCCAACTGCAGAAGATAAATCTAGAATATCCGATTCTATTTCTGGTAAAAATCCATTTGCATATACTTGTGTAAATGTCCCTGCACCATTAGGAAGTCTGTTAAAAGCATATGATTTTCCGTTTCTGTATGAAGCTCCTCCAAAAGAATACAATGATGTAATTTCAGTCAAAGGATATTTTGCATTATAATACAATTGTCCCGACGCTAATTCTGATTGACCAACGCTCATATTATAGTCACTTCTTTCCTGTCCTCTATAATTAATCTCATTATTAGTTACATCAAAACCTAATGCAGTTTGCATTTGAGTAATGTTATTTGCTGATGAAATTGCCGTTTGCTGAGCTGGAGTAAAATAACCTACTTGTGGAGCATATTGTTGGAGCGAACTAATAATCTGAGCTGAGTTTGGAGTAGTATTAATATTACTAAATAATGAATTAATATTTACTCCATTCTGAGCGGCTCTATATTCAACAGCATTATATGCATTGAATATATTATTACTTCTAATACCAGCTCTACTTGTTGCCTGTCTTGTAACAGCACTACCTGTAACACTCAGGAAACTTCCTTCTTTACCCAAAGATGTTCCGTAGTTTAAATCTACTTGCAAAGATTGTCCGTCTGCTCCTCCCTTAAAGTTATTAGAACCTGAAGATATATTTGCACCATATTGTACATCTCCTGAAAGGAAATTAGCATTTTTCTTCAATACAATATTAATTACCCCTGCGATTGCGTCCGAGCCATACTGAGCTGCTGCTCCATCTCTTAAAACTTCAATTCTTTCGATTGCAAATGATGGTATCGCATTTAAATCTGTTCCTACTGAACCTCTTCCTGGTGCTCCATTAATATTAACTAATGCACTTGTATATCTTCTTTTACCATTTATAAGTATTAAAACCTGATCTGGGCCTAGTCCTCTTAATTGTGCTGGATCGATATGATCGGTTCCATCTGCTGTTGAAGTCGGATTACTTGTAAATGATGGCGCAACATAATTTAATATTTGAGTTACACTGGTTTGTGGTGCTCCTTTTGTTATTTCAGAAATATTAAAAATATCGATTGGCACTGGCACATCAGTCTTTACTCTGTTTTTACTCCTAGAACCGATTATTGTCACTTCTGATAATTCATTATTTTGTAAAGTATCTTTCTCTTTTTTATTTTCCTGAGCATAAATGCCTGAAAATGTCAAAAGACCTAAAACTAATGCTACATTTTTTTTCATTGCTTTTTACTGATTTGTTACTACTTTGGTTTAAAATGACATGCTGTTATATTTTTCTTCTTTAAACAAAAAAACCCCTGCAATTTGCAGAGGTTCTATATATATTTTTGAAAAAAAACTACAATAGTATCTCTGCGGAATATTCCGGCATCTTACAAGACATCATATTGTTAACAGTAAATTTCATTTTTCTTTTTTGTTTTGTTGGGACAAATTTGCGAACTATTTTTTAGTCTACCAAACAAAAGTCGATTTATTTTCTAAACTCTATAGAATAAGTCGAATATGTTAAATTTCTCTTTATTAAATTAAAAAAACAAAAGTTTAATTTGCAATTCAAAATGGTTTTATACCTTTGCACCCGAATACAGAGGAAAAATTTGAACTGATTGCAACCTCTTCATAATGAAAACATTCATTATGGATGCTGAAAGATTTTCATTTCAGTATTAAAAAATGCTAAAGCAGGAATCCTCCTTTAGCATTTCCAGCAATTATTTTTTTCCTCGCTTAATTTTATAATTTTAATTTAATAAATATTATGGCTTATTTATTTACGTCAGAATCTGTTAGCGAAGGACATCCTGACAAAGTTGCGGATCAAATCTCGGATGCATTAATTGATAATTTTCTAGCATTTGATGCTGATTCTAAAGTAGCTTGTGAAACTTTGGTAACTACTGGACAAGTAATATTGGCCGGTGAAGTAAAATCAAATACTTATTTAGATGTACAACAAATCGCTCGTGATGTAATCAGAAAAATTGGTTACACTAAAAGCGAATATATGTTTGAGGCAAACTCTTGTGGTATTTTATCTGCAATTCACGAACAATCTGCTGATATTAACCAAGGTGTGGACAGAGCAAATCCTGAAGAACAAGGAGCAGGTGACCAAGGAATGATGTTTGGTTATGCAACAAATGAAACAGAAAATTATATGCCTTTGGCACTTGATTTATCTCATAAATTATTACAAGAATTAGCAATTTTAAGACGTGAAAATAAAGAAATCACTTATTTACGTCCTGATGCTAAATCTCAAGTAACGTTAGAATACAGTGATGACAATAAGCCAACACGTATCGATGCAATTGTAATATCTACTCAACATGATGATTTTGATGAAGAAGCTGTAATGCTTGCTAAAATCAAAAAGGATATTATCGAAATTCTTATCCCAAGAATTATTGCTAAAAACCCAACTCACGCACATTTATTCAACGATAAAATTCAATATCACATTAACCCAACTGGAAAATTCGTAATTGGAGGACCTCACGGAGATACTGGATTAACTGGAAGAAAAATCATTGTAGATACTTACGGTGGTAAAGGAGCTCACGGTGGTGGTGCTTTCTCTGGAAAAGATCCAAGTAAAGTAGATAGAAGTGCTGCTTATGCTACACGTCATATCGCTAAAAACTTAGTTGCTGCTGGTATCGCTGATGAAATCTTGGTACAAGTTTCTTACGCAATTGGAGTTGCAAAACCAATGGGTATTTTTATTGATACTTACGGAACTTCTAAAGTAAACTTAACTAACGGTGAAATCGCTAAAAAGGTAGAAGCTATTTTTGATATGCGTCCTTACTTTATTGAGCAACGTTTAAAATTAAGA is a genomic window containing:
- the metK gene encoding methionine adenosyltransferase; its protein translation is MAYLFTSESVSEGHPDKVADQISDALIDNFLAFDADSKVACETLVTTGQVILAGEVKSNTYLDVQQIARDVIRKIGYTKSEYMFEANSCGILSAIHEQSADINQGVDRANPEEQGAGDQGMMFGYATNETENYMPLALDLSHKLLQELAILRRENKEITYLRPDAKSQVTLEYSDDNKPTRIDAIVISTQHDDFDEEAVMLAKIKKDIIEILIPRIIAKNPTHAHLFNDKIQYHINPTGKFVIGGPHGDTGLTGRKIIVDTYGGKGAHGGGAFSGKDPSKVDRSAAYATRHIAKNLVAAGIADEILVQVSYAIGVAKPMGIFIDTYGTSKVNLTNGEIAKKVEAIFDMRPYFIEQRLKLRNPIYSETAAYGHMGRKPETVTKTFSAPGGNEKTVTVELFTWEKLDFVDQVKAAFGL
- a CDS encoding aspartate kinase produces the protein MSKLKINIILFGIGNIGSTLINQIIESQAFFNENKSIDLRFPIITNSTLAFFEKEGAENAWEANFVHLAIPFKVDDIIAFAKENAFENLIAVDATASDELVDHYIPLIQNGFNIVAVNKKANTLPIHFYKELRENLKKYDKEFLYETSVDTGFPVLQTIRDLYNSGEKITKIRGVFSDSLSYVFNRFSSEDICFSEVLKEAEKLQLVTSDYERDLSGSDVAEKLLILTREIGKDFEFSDIKITPLLDHNQYGLNAKSKRVLNKEVLDKSFKIAKITQADNHVLRYVGEYTILENKLEVKLVSESTKTAIGQLKGSDTIFEIYTQSYGNIPIVIQSAAAGREAIARGVITDILKVAEKIKIKKLFGLRDF
- a CDS encoding O-acetylhomoserine aminocarboxypropyltransferase/cysteine synthase family protein — translated: MSTQKFATNALHAGHDVTKNGNTRAVPIYQTSSYVFNNSDHAANLFGLAEAGFIYTRLNNPTNDVLEQRLAALEGGIGAVVTASGASAIATTLLTLLKAGDHIVASNSLYGGTYNLLKVTLPRLGITTTFVDPSDAENFTKAAKENTRVFFVESLGNPKLDVLDLKAIATAAKAFKVPFIVDNTVPTPYLLNPIEYGANIVIHSLTKYISGNGTSLGGAIIDAGTFDWANGKFPEFTEPSAGYHGLVYNEALGNAAFIAKARIEGLRDFGSALSPFNAFQILQGLETLPIRIKKHSENALALASWLEAQDEVVWVNYPGLKSNKYYDLAQEYLSKGQSGIITFGLKGGFEAAKKVADETKLFSLLANIGDTKSLIIHPASTTHQQLSEEEQVSTGVSKDLIRLSVGIEDIDDLIADLQAVFKNIKSAQLA